One Psychrobacillus glaciei genomic region harbors:
- a CDS encoding DUF2339 domain-containing protein — MGENKVLEKRVAHLEERVRFLEEQLYMKQSIVPPQNPIVHTKQQEKTAIEWDTLIFQKILPPLFIIVFIVGILWAFKAASDYGILNGQVKVVLGFIVGFILMGLGVWQIKQGRKNLGQMLLGGAIPIFMLTTFAMHQLYAMTGPGISFVLNVTWIILGLFLTYKFKSQGIGIVSTIGGVFVPFLIKSVSPNIPLFSFYEALLFILFLWIALRYSYKALYYISVIFLQIAIVVFFIFTNIPEAFKWIAVLPILLQHGALLVGFLKTKRMLKDQAYTLFSVMLFTAMWVQIVFTENEASVLLVVIALVYGVCLYINKNDLIRTPIFIANGSIGLLMLMQLLIDDLFFEGIVGLSIIYLLVYKKFNHILHATLCGITYFIALYYVFYTPITSWLSWEMLHWLVFIAITGYGIYLLAVISKQNKYMVFNIGIAYFSILLLYFLHMIASIFVGDSGSNMERVFTSSLWVAVAILYMLLSRRYSLQQGKYAGVGILFFTLAKIILLDLPFVSVPVKALLFITLGAVGLLVSRAYYKK; from the coding sequence ATGGGAGAGAATAAAGTTCTAGAAAAAAGAGTAGCACACTTGGAAGAGCGTGTTCGTTTTTTAGAAGAACAATTATATATGAAACAATCTATCGTTCCACCTCAAAATCCTATTGTACATACGAAACAACAAGAAAAAACAGCAATTGAATGGGATACGCTTATATTTCAGAAAATCTTGCCCCCTTTATTTATAATTGTTTTTATTGTAGGTATCCTTTGGGCATTCAAGGCAGCCTCTGATTACGGTATTTTAAATGGTCAAGTAAAAGTTGTACTTGGATTTATCGTTGGTTTCATACTAATGGGATTAGGTGTATGGCAAATAAAACAAGGTCGAAAAAATTTAGGTCAAATGCTACTAGGCGGGGCTATTCCTATTTTCATGTTAACCACTTTTGCAATGCATCAACTCTATGCGATGACTGGACCTGGAATATCCTTTGTTTTAAATGTAACTTGGATTATATTGGGGTTATTTCTAACTTATAAATTCAAATCACAAGGAATTGGAATTGTTTCCACTATAGGAGGAGTATTTGTCCCATTTTTGATTAAAAGTGTTTCACCAAATATTCCGCTTTTTTCATTTTATGAAGCCCTCCTCTTTATACTTTTCTTGTGGATAGCACTTCGATATAGTTATAAAGCTTTATATTATATCTCTGTTATTTTCCTACAAATAGCTATTGTAGTATTTTTTATTTTTACTAATATACCCGAAGCATTCAAATGGATTGCTGTTCTTCCGATTTTGCTACAGCATGGAGCTTTATTGGTTGGCTTCTTGAAAACAAAACGAATGTTAAAGGATCAGGCTTATACACTTTTTTCAGTGATGCTTTTCACTGCAATGTGGGTTCAGATTGTTTTCACAGAAAATGAAGCATCCGTTTTATTAGTGGTCATTGCACTTGTGTATGGAGTTTGCCTGTATATAAATAAGAACGACTTGATTCGTACGCCTATTTTTATTGCAAATGGTTCAATCGGTTTGTTAATGCTTATGCAGTTACTAATAGATGATTTATTCTTTGAAGGAATTGTTGGCTTGAGTATTATTTACTTGTTAGTGTATAAAAAGTTCAATCATATATTACACGCAACTCTTTGTGGTATCACCTACTTTATCGCATTGTACTATGTATTCTACACTCCCATTACTAGTTGGCTTTCGTGGGAGATGTTACACTGGCTAGTCTTTATAGCGATAACTGGCTATGGAATTTATTTGCTTGCAGTTATTAGCAAACAGAACAAGTATATGGTTTTTAATATTGGAATAGCCTATTTCAGCATTTTGTTATTATACTTTTTACATATGATTGCTAGTATTTTTGTAGGAGATTCCGGAAGTAATATGGAGCGTGTATTTACAAGTTCTTTATGGGTTGCTGTAGCAATTCTATATATGTTATTAAGTCGCCGGTATTCGTTACAACAAGGAAAGTATGCTGGTGTTGGTATATTGTTTTTTACTTTAGCAAAAATTATTTTGTTAGACCTACCATTTGTTTCAGTACCTGTTAAAGCATTGCTATTCATCACTCTTGGGGCGGTTGGATTACTCGTGTCACGTGCCTATTATAAAAAATAA
- a CDS encoding NUDIX hydrolase → MRNRGATVIIENGRVALIKRTKPHMTYYVFPGGGIESGETPEQAAIRETYEELGVNIRIQRLLKVLEQNGTQHFFLADIVGGNFGTGTGEEYTHTSIERGTYEPVWLDIDDLSSFEVRAREIVDIILS, encoded by the coding sequence ATGAGAAACCGAGGAGCCACTGTCATTATCGAAAACGGCCGTGTTGCGCTTATCAAAAGAACAAAACCGCATATGACCTATTATGTATTTCCAGGTGGTGGCATAGAAAGTGGTGAAACCCCGGAACAAGCAGCAATTCGAGAAACGTACGAAGAACTCGGCGTTAACATCCGAATTCAACGCTTACTAAAAGTACTAGAGCAAAATGGAACACAGCATTTTTTCTTAGCAGATATTGTAGGTGGAAACTTTGGGACAGGTACAGGAGAAGAATATACACATACTTCTATTGAACGCGGAACTTACGAACCAGTATGGTTGGATATCGATGACCTTTCTTCCTTTGAAGTTCGCGCTCGAGAAATTGTGGATATAATTCTCTCTTAA
- a CDS encoding AraC family transcriptional regulator — MGWVESIQKAINYMEDHLLDELKMEQIAKEANSSVFHFQRTFAILTNISVADYIRQRRLTLAAQELMNTDNKIIDLSYKYGYDTPEAFTKAFRKQHSITPSEARKKLGKLKSYNRLVIQVSLRGAEPMKYKIVEKESFQVVGVKRTYNCKNGENFQGIPVFWDEVNADGTDNLLFQLNNGTVEGVLGVCVADKDYQENSLIDYWIATTREGDVPEKFLGMEIPASKWVVFEVHGPMPDAMQNTWKQIFSEWFPSNPYEHAGTPELEVYSDGNASSPDYYSEIWIPVK; from the coding sequence ATGGGATGGGTGGAGTCGATTCAAAAAGCAATTAACTATATGGAAGATCATTTACTAGATGAGTTGAAAATGGAACAAATCGCGAAAGAAGCAAATTCTTCGGTATTCCATTTTCAACGAACGTTTGCGATTTTAACGAATATATCCGTAGCAGATTATATCCGACAAAGACGATTAACATTAGCCGCACAGGAATTAATGAATACAGATAACAAAATAATCGATCTCTCCTATAAATATGGCTACGATACTCCCGAAGCTTTTACAAAAGCCTTTCGCAAACAACACAGCATAACGCCTAGTGAAGCACGAAAGAAACTAGGTAAATTAAAATCATACAACCGCCTGGTAATCCAGGTGAGCTTGAGAGGAGCCGAACCGATGAAGTACAAAATTGTAGAGAAAGAAAGTTTTCAAGTAGTTGGAGTAAAAAGAACGTACAATTGTAAAAACGGAGAAAACTTCCAAGGAATCCCTGTGTTCTGGGATGAAGTAAATGCAGATGGCACAGATAACTTGCTGTTTCAATTAAACAATGGAACAGTAGAAGGTGTGCTAGGAGTGTGCGTTGCAGACAAGGATTATCAAGAGAACAGCTTGATTGATTATTGGATTGCAACAACTCGTGAAGGGGATGTACCAGAGAAATTTTTAGGAATGGAAATCCCAGCTTCTAAATGGGTAGTTTTTGAAGTACATGGCCCAATGCCCGATGCTATGCAAAACACATGGAAGCAAATTTTTTCTGAATGGTTTCCATCTAACCCTTACGAGCACGCAGGTACACCAGAGTTAGAAGTGTACTCCGATGGGAACGCGTCTAGTCCGGATTATTATTCAGAAATTTGGATTCCGGTAAAATAA
- a CDS encoding VOC family protein: MSKITPFLMFEGQAEAAINFYTSVFRDFKIIRLAHYGADGPGKEGEVSQAAFNINGQEFLCTDSFVQHAFTFTPSLSLFVECDSEEEIDEAYDKLLEGGQSLMPIDKYPFSKKFGWIQDKFGVSWQLNLAN; this comes from the coding sequence ATGTCTAAAATCACACCATTTCTAATGTTCGAAGGCCAAGCAGAAGCTGCAATAAACTTTTACACATCAGTTTTCAGGGATTTCAAAATAATTAGGCTTGCTCACTACGGTGCAGATGGACCTGGAAAAGAAGGAGAAGTATCACAAGCGGCATTCAATATTAATGGGCAAGAGTTTTTGTGTACAGATAGTTTTGTTCAACATGCGTTCACATTCACACCTTCTTTATCTTTATTTGTTGAGTGTGATTCGGAAGAAGAAATTGATGAAGCCTATGATAAGCTATTAGAGGGTGGACAGTCATTAATGCCAATTGACAAGTATCCATTCAGCAAAAAATTTGGCTGGATACAAGATAAGTTTGGGGTATCATGGCAGTTGAATCTAGCTAATTAA
- a CDS encoding VanZ family protein: MKKIIPLFVLLIIVFIASGQSSEQQSLIPLLETWLPNKPLESFLSYLQIPYWGILVSIEERGYYPFIEFLIRKGTHFFYFGMIALAVYAALPKFKYRFLTAAILTMFFAIFDEFHQSLTSGRTATAQDVMLDTVGAISALLLWKFIKIIEQRRFAKE, from the coding sequence ATGAAAAAAATAATTCCTCTATTCGTTTTACTTATCATCGTGTTCATTGCATCTGGACAATCATCTGAACAGCAATCACTTATCCCTTTATTAGAGACGTGGCTGCCAAATAAACCACTAGAATCTTTTCTTTCTTATCTTCAAATTCCATATTGGGGCATTCTAGTTTCTATAGAGGAACGTGGTTACTATCCCTTTATCGAGTTTTTAATTCGAAAAGGTACGCATTTTTTCTATTTTGGAATGATCGCTCTTGCAGTTTATGCTGCCTTGCCGAAATTCAAATATCGGTTCCTGACTGCAGCAATTCTGACCATGTTCTTTGCCATTTTCGATGAATTTCACCAGTCATTAACAAGCGGACGTACAGCTACTGCTCAGGACGTCATGCTCGATACAGTTGGTGCCATTAGTGCACTTCTATTATGGAAGTTTATTAAAATAATAGAACAAAGGAGATTCGCAAAGGAGTAA
- a CDS encoding GNAT family N-acetyltransferase has translation MEIKLLTADDAATYWDLRLEALKLSPESFASSYEEAIQRTNPIERVENNLRTEGNYTFGAFIQNKLVGMVTLVRESSLKLNHRANIYAMYVRPETRGQGVGKALVNEAINKAKTIEGIEKLNLSVVSTNEAAKKLYIQLGFKVFGVEEKALKVEDTYYDEDHMVLIL, from the coding sequence ATGGAAATAAAACTATTAACAGCAGATGATGCAGCAACTTATTGGGATTTAAGATTAGAAGCACTCAAGCTAAGTCCAGAATCATTTGCCTCAAGTTATGAGGAAGCGATACAAAGAACCAATCCGATTGAACGAGTAGAAAATAATCTGCGAACGGAAGGAAACTATACATTCGGGGCATTCATTCAGAATAAGCTTGTGGGAATGGTTACTTTAGTTCGGGAGAGTTCATTAAAATTGAACCACCGAGCGAATATTTACGCGATGTACGTGAGACCTGAGACGCGTGGGCAAGGTGTTGGCAAAGCATTGGTCAATGAAGCAATAAATAAAGCTAAAACGATTGAAGGAATTGAAAAACTTAATCTGTCTGTTGTATCGACCAATGAAGCAGCAAAGAAACTTTACATACAGTTAGGATTTAAAGTTTTTGGTGTGGAAGAAAAAGCGCTAAAGGTGGAAGATACATACTACGATGAGGATCATATGGTACTAATCTTATAA
- a CDS encoding nucleotidyltransferase domain-containing protein — MNERLPKRVQAFTQLFVGALNKHLPENIMEGVYIYGSIALGAFNEQKSDIDFIVLLKRELSDQEVGAIKAIHSQMNNYEFGKRMDGVYVQASLVGKTNEEQPMYPYCSDGKVSLGHWDVNHITWWVLKRHGIALQGTPIAELNLPTEWDDILKTLEYNVNKYWFTKTKKRYLFLFDSMIEFTTCTISRIICSLEQQAIFSKDEAVKLCLATLPEKWHLLLNEGARIRSNANKKSLYKNKIKRAKDCRDFILYTHQLYKEDFLKRGNYGNKTINSR; from the coding sequence ATGAATGAACGTCTGCCAAAGAGAGTTCAAGCTTTTACACAACTATTTGTAGGAGCGCTCAATAAACATTTACCTGAAAATATTATGGAAGGTGTTTATATTTATGGATCGATTGCTTTAGGGGCTTTTAATGAACAGAAAAGCGATATCGACTTTATTGTTTTATTGAAGCGCGAACTAAGTGATCAAGAAGTGGGGGCTATTAAAGCAATCCATTCACAAATGAACAATTATGAATTTGGAAAACGTATGGACGGGGTTTACGTTCAAGCAAGTTTAGTGGGCAAAACAAATGAAGAGCAACCGATGTATCCATATTGCTCGGATGGAAAAGTAAGTTTGGGGCATTGGGATGTTAATCATATTACATGGTGGGTTTTAAAACGGCATGGGATTGCGCTGCAAGGTACACCAATAGCAGAATTAAATCTTCCCACTGAATGGGATGATATCTTGAAAACGTTGGAATATAATGTGAACAAATACTGGTTCACCAAGACTAAAAAAAGGTATCTATTTTTGTTCGATAGTATGATAGAATTCACAACTTGTACGATTAGTAGAATCATATGCTCGCTTGAACAACAAGCTATTTTTTCGAAAGATGAAGCTGTTAAGTTATGTTTGGCCACACTGCCAGAAAAATGGCATCTTCTTTTAAATGAAGGTGCACGAATTCGATCAAATGCAAATAAGAAATCATTATATAAAAACAAAATAAAAAGAGCAAAAGATTGTAGAGATTTTATATTGTATACACATCAATTATATAAAGAAGACTTTTTAAAGAGGGGTAACTATGGAAATAAAACTATTAACAGCAGATGA